The Candidatus Margulisiibacteriota bacterium genome window below encodes:
- a CDS encoding V-type ATP synthase subunit K (produces ATP from ADP in the presence of a proton gradient across the membrane; the K subunit is a nonenzymatic component which binds the dimeric form by interacting with the G and E subunits), whose amino-acid sequence MISGLGDMGLSLTIAAVGSAMGTGVAGMAAIGAWKKAFMQNKAAPFILIAFVGAPLSQTIYGMILRNAIKTANLPPETYPYQMLIGLVAGIALALSAWMQGKAGASAADAMVESGKGFANYIMVLGIIETVALFVMVFSLTALPKV is encoded by the coding sequence ATGATTAGTGGGCTAGGTGATATGGGATTGTCCTTAACAATAGCAGCAGTTGGTTCAGCTATGGGGACTGGAGTTGCAGGGATGGCGGCTATTGGTGCCTGGAAGAAAGCGTTTATGCAGAACAAGGCTGCTCCGTTCATTTTAATCGCTTTTGTCGGCGCTCCGTTATCGCAGACAATATACGGAATGATCCTGCGTAACGCAATAAAAACTGCCAATTTGCCCCCGGAGACGTACCCTTATCAAATGCTCATAGGCCTGGTTGCGGGTATAGCTTTGGCCTTATCGGCCTGGATGCAGGGGAAAGCGGGCGCCAGTGCAGCAGATGCAATGGTTGAGTCAGGAAAAGGATTTGCCAACTATATTATGGTTCTCGGTATCATAGAAACGGTAGCCCTTTTTGTTATGGTATTTTCTTTAACTGCCCTGCCAAAAGTGTAG
- a CDS encoding V-type ATP synthase subunit D yields the protein MEKIKLTKNELKKQKDALKRYNQYLPTLLLKKQQLQAEIIKIIHLAGQVRAEKTELETKLSAWIDVFSENAGIEELLSVKSVITRTGNIAGIDVPTFAGMEFEVLDYDFYGTPLWVDTGIVVLKQRMVLSVKLEILDKQLALVQDELRITTQRVNLFEKVKIPQTKDHIKKIGIYLGDVQTAAVAKGKIAKSKIQKKSAYPV from the coding sequence ATGGAAAAAATAAAACTAACTAAGAACGAATTAAAAAAACAGAAAGATGCTCTCAAACGGTATAATCAGTACCTTCCGACGCTATTGCTCAAAAAGCAGCAGTTGCAGGCAGAGATCATAAAAATAATTCACTTGGCTGGGCAAGTGCGGGCAGAAAAGACCGAATTAGAAACGAAGCTTTCTGCGTGGATTGATGTTTTCAGTGAAAATGCCGGAATTGAAGAGCTTCTTAGTGTAAAGTCGGTAATTACCAGAACCGGCAATATAGCAGGAATTGATGTGCCAACCTTTGCCGGTATGGAGTTCGAAGTGCTGGACTACGATTTTTATGGTACTCCACTTTGGGTAGATACAGGGATAGTGGTCCTCAAGCAAAGGATGGTGCTTAGTGTTAAGCTGGAAATACTCGATAAGCAACTTGCCCTGGTTCAGGACGAGCTAAGGATTACGACTCAACGGGTTAATCTTTTTGAAAAGGTAAAGATACCTCAGACAAAAGATCATATAAAGAAAATAGGTATCTATTTGGGCGATGTCCAGACAGCCGCAGTCGCTAAGGGAAAGATTGCCAAATCAAAAATTCAAAAGAAATCGGCGTATCCGGTGTAA
- a CDS encoding V-type ATP synthase subunit B, with protein sequence MRKVCTKILSMSGNVITVKAQDVAYNELAEVTSKRGSSLAQVIRLDQDIVYLQVFSGSRGISTGDEVKFLGHPMEVGFSENMLGRIFNGSGKPRDNGTHILDNLVEIAGPSANPVKRIVPSKMVRTNIPMIDLFNSLVESQKIPIFSVSGEPYDELLARIALQTEVDLIVLGGIGLKYDQYMYFKQTLEDGGSLSRSIFFIHTAADPIVEGIMVPDLALAVAEQFALKGQKVLVLLTDMTNYSDALKEIAITMEQVPSNRGYPGDLYSQLAFRYEKAVDFEGAGSITILAVTTMPGDDVTHPVPDNTGYITEGQFYLKNGRIEPFGSLSRLKQLVNKDSRKDHRAIMDGMIQLYSQYKETEEKRSMGFRMSDWDNKLLKYGKLFENQMMDLKVNIPLEEALDSGWKILGDCFNPEETNFRSELISEFWPKNGLS encoded by the coding sequence ATGAGAAAAGTCTGTACAAAGATTTTGAGCATGTCCGGTAATGTTATAACCGTTAAGGCACAGGATGTGGCCTATAATGAATTAGCCGAGGTAACCTCAAAAAGAGGCAGCTCTTTGGCGCAAGTGATTCGTCTTGATCAGGATATTGTCTATTTACAGGTTTTTAGCGGGTCGCGAGGGATTTCTACGGGCGATGAAGTCAAGTTCCTTGGGCATCCTATGGAAGTCGGGTTTTCCGAAAACATGTTAGGCCGGATATTTAACGGTAGCGGCAAGCCCCGCGATAATGGTACGCATATTCTCGATAATCTGGTTGAGATTGCCGGACCTTCTGCCAATCCGGTTAAGAGGATTGTTCCCAGCAAAATGGTCCGTACGAACATTCCTATGATCGATCTTTTTAATTCTTTAGTTGAATCTCAAAAGATACCTATATTTTCGGTTTCCGGTGAACCTTATGACGAACTCCTTGCCAGAATAGCCCTGCAAACGGAAGTTGATCTCATCGTTTTGGGCGGGATCGGCTTGAAATATGACCAGTATATGTATTTTAAGCAAACCCTGGAAGACGGCGGTTCCCTCAGCCGGAGTATTTTCTTTATTCATACTGCCGCCGATCCGATAGTTGAAGGTATAATGGTACCTGACCTTGCACTGGCAGTTGCAGAACAATTTGCCCTCAAGGGACAAAAGGTTCTGGTATTATTGACCGATATGACGAACTATTCCGATGCGCTTAAGGAAATTGCCATTACCATGGAACAAGTGCCTTCAAACCGTGGGTATCCTGGCGATCTCTATAGCCAATTAGCCTTCAGGTACGAGAAAGCTGTCGATTTTGAGGGCGCCGGGTCGATTACTATCCTGGCAGTTACCACGATGCCTGGCGATGATGTCACCCATCCGGTACCGGATAATACCGGGTATATCACTGAAGGACAATTCTATCTCAAGAATGGCAGAATTGAGCCGTTTGGTTCACTGAGCCGTTTGAAGCAGCTAGTCAATAAAGATTCAAGAAAAGATCATCGTGCCATAATGGACGGAATGATCCAGCTTTATTCCCAGTACAAAGAAACCGAAGAAAAGCGGTCAATGGGTTTCAGGATGAGCGATTGGGATAACAAGCTTCTTAAATACGGAAAACTTTTCGAAAACCAGATGATGGATTTAAAGGTGAATATTCCTTTAGAAGAAGCCTTAGACAGCGGTTGGAAAATTTTAGGCGATTGCTTTAATCCCGAAGAAACCAACTTCAGATCAGAGCTAATTAGCGAATTCTGGCCGAAGAATGGATTGTCCTAG